One part of the Candidatus Aquiluna sp. UB-MaderosW2red genome encodes these proteins:
- a CDS encoding sugar-binding transcriptional regulator gives MDNEEAMLAASSMYYLQDVKMETIASHLHMSRSTVSRLLKRARESGLVEITLRPTPTKAPGVGKSISQVFGVETYVVPVSDSASGAERLEQVAMATARIVTGWFHSDMVLGVAWGTTLSAIAKHLQKKPTRGSAIVQLNGAANNRTSGDDYVGALILRFGDAFDASVHLFPVPAFFDFAQTREAMWRERSVARVLDVQRRADIALFSIGALTGMVPSHVYSGGYLEPEDIELLNAEGVVGDVCTVFLRADGTYEDLPLNERATGPTPKELKQVPIRICAVAGDNKVVPLLAALRADLISHLVIDEQTATKLVELIKVEAN, from the coding sequence ATGGATAATGAAGAAGCCATGCTGGCTGCGTCCTCGATGTATTACCTGCAGGACGTCAAGATGGAAACCATCGCGAGTCACCTTCACATGTCGCGATCCACGGTGTCTCGCTTACTAAAGCGAGCCCGCGAATCCGGGTTGGTAGAAATAACCCTGCGCCCCACACCGACCAAGGCTCCCGGAGTGGGAAAGAGCATTTCTCAGGTCTTTGGTGTTGAGACCTATGTGGTGCCGGTAAGTGATTCGGCTTCCGGTGCAGAACGACTCGAACAAGTAGCCATGGCAACCGCAAGGATTGTGACCGGTTGGTTTCACTCCGACATGGTGCTGGGTGTGGCTTGGGGAACGACCCTGAGCGCAATCGCCAAGCACCTTCAGAAAAAACCAACCCGCGGCAGTGCCATTGTGCAGCTAAACGGCGCTGCGAACAATCGCACTTCGGGGGATGATTATGTGGGAGCGCTAATTCTTCGGTTCGGGGATGCTTTTGATGCGAGTGTCCACTTATTTCCGGTTCCAGCCTTTTTTGACTTCGCACAAACTCGTGAGGCGATGTGGCGGGAGAGGTCTGTCGCAAGAGTGCTCGATGTTCAGCGTCGGGCTGATATTGCGCTGTTTTCAATCGGAGCCCTCACTGGAATGGTTCCAAGCCATGTCTACTCAGGTGGCTATCTCGAACCCGAGGATATCGAATTGCTGAATGCGGAAGGTGTGGTTGGGGACGTCTGCACCGTGTTTCTCAGGGCAGATGGAACCTATGAGGACCTTCCTCTGAACGAACGTGCAACTGGACCCACGCCCAAAGAGCTCAAGCAGGTCCCAATTCGAATCTGCGCGGTTGCGGGCGATAACAAGGTGGTACCGCTGTTGGCCGCGCTTCGAGCCGATTTGATATCTCATCTTGTGATCGACGAGCAGACGGCAACCAAGTTGGTGGAATTGATCAAAGTCGAGGCCAATTAG
- a CDS encoding glycerol-3-phosphate dehydrogenase/oxidase → MSQNRLTKEAREHALERLRASVSPGQELDVLIIGGGITGAGIALDAASRGLKTAIVESQDWASGTSSRSSKLIHGGLRYLQMLDFKLVIEALTERDLLLTEIAPHLVRPIPFLYPLRHRVWERLFVGAGIALYDTLATIRRGRRALPWHRHLTRSQVSAVFPDLSASAAVGAIQYWDANVDDARYVVTVLRTAADYGAQAASRTKVIEISKNELGHVNGAVLEDLETGETFPVRAHHVISSTGVWTEESQELAGEKGGLKVLASKGIHIVVPRESIAGEVGLILQTKSSVLFVIPWSRYWVIGTTDTPWNEDLENPTANAKDIEYVINEANSVLERPISLDDVLGTWAGLRPLLQPGTKEGTSSAKVSREHTVASPVQGLTVIAGGKFTTYRVMAKDAVDFALKNITGANPSITKTLPLTGAAPVKIDNLQSDIDLFGWDAAMVDHLLHRFGSNIQDIIELCRADQELAMPLAEAPAYLRAEIVYAITHEGALHLEDIMARRTRMIYEYKLEARAALPEIAKIAAEQLNWSKKRLAAEIASYSMTAEADSKAALEPNDQSASIVRSEAPSVVKMTG, encoded by the coding sequence ATGTCTCAAAATCGACTAACTAAAGAGGCCCGCGAGCATGCCCTAGAGAGGCTTCGGGCGAGTGTGTCCCCGGGCCAAGAGCTTGATGTTTTGATAATAGGTGGCGGAATTACCGGGGCGGGCATTGCTTTGGATGCCGCAAGCCGAGGACTCAAAACGGCAATCGTCGAATCACAAGATTGGGCCTCCGGAACTTCCAGCAGATCGAGCAAATTGATTCATGGTGGGCTTCGATATTTGCAAATGCTGGATTTCAAGCTTGTAATCGAGGCACTCACAGAACGAGACTTATTACTCACTGAAATTGCACCACACCTGGTTCGGCCAATCCCCTTTTTATACCCATTGAGACACCGGGTTTGGGAAAGACTCTTCGTAGGGGCGGGAATCGCACTGTATGACACCCTCGCAACCATTCGTCGTGGGCGTCGGGCGCTTCCATGGCACCGTCACCTAACTCGCTCGCAGGTCTCGGCAGTATTTCCCGATCTCTCAGCAAGTGCAGCGGTAGGGGCAATCCAATATTGGGATGCAAACGTCGATGATGCTCGCTACGTGGTCACAGTGCTACGCACGGCAGCCGACTACGGAGCTCAGGCGGCCTCGCGCACCAAAGTAATAGAAATTTCCAAGAATGAACTGGGTCATGTCAACGGTGCAGTTCTCGAGGATCTTGAAACGGGCGAGACTTTTCCCGTGCGCGCTCACCACGTGATTAGTTCCACAGGAGTCTGGACCGAAGAGTCCCAAGAACTTGCTGGTGAAAAAGGTGGGCTCAAGGTTCTGGCCTCAAAAGGCATCCACATTGTTGTGCCACGAGAGAGTATCGCTGGGGAAGTTGGCCTGATTCTTCAGACCAAGTCAAGTGTGCTTTTTGTGATTCCCTGGTCGCGCTATTGGGTAATCGGGACAACTGACACACCATGGAATGAGGATCTTGAGAATCCAACAGCAAACGCAAAAGACATCGAGTACGTGATTAATGAGGCCAATTCGGTCCTAGAGCGCCCCATCAGCCTTGATGATGTTCTCGGGACGTGGGCTGGACTGCGCCCCCTATTGCAACCCGGCACCAAGGAGGGCACTTCATCGGCCAAGGTGTCACGTGAGCACACCGTGGCTTCTCCGGTTCAGGGATTAACCGTAATCGCCGGGGGTAAGTTCACCACCTATCGAGTGATGGCAAAGGACGCCGTTGATTTCGCCTTGAAAAACATAACGGGTGCTAATCCTTCAATCACAAAAACTCTTCCACTGACCGGAGCAGCCCCCGTCAAGATCGACAATCTGCAATCAGACATCGACCTTTTCGGCTGGGATGCTGCGATGGTCGACCACCTCCTGCACCGATTCGGCAGCAATATCCAAGACATCATCGAATTATGTCGGGCTGATCAGGAGCTGGCTATGCCCTTGGCCGAGGCTCCGGCATACCTCCGAGCCGAAATTGTGTATGCGATAACCCACGAGGGAGCCTTGCACTTAGAAGACATAATGGCCCGTCGCACTCGCATGATTTACGAGTACAAGCTCGAAGCACGAGCTGCGCTCCCAGAAATAGCCAAGATTGCTGCGGAACAGCTCAACTGGTCCAAGAAACGCCTGGCTGCCGAGATCGCCTCTTATTCAATGACTGCGGAAGCAGATTCCAAGGCGGCCCTCGAGCCAAATGATCAAAGCGCTTCGATTGTTAGATCTGAAGCACCAAGCGTTGTGAAAATGACGGGGTGA
- the murI gene encoding glutamate racemase, with protein sequence MDQRPIGIFDSGVGGLTVARAIIDQLPHESVIYVGDTINSPYGPKPISEVRRLALGVMDELVAKGVKLLVIACNSASAAVLRDARERYTEALGVPVVEVIQPAVRRAVASSKNQRVGVIGTSATVTSGAYEDAFAAAVDFQITSAACPSFVDFVERGITSGPELLAAAKDYLAPLKVAGVDTLVLGCTHYPLLSAALQYVMGESVNLVSSDEETASDVFRVLTEHDIAADTSSDPSYEFFATGDAKEFETLAKRFLGPEVSGVKQMKRESKND encoded by the coding sequence GTGGATCAAAGGCCTATCGGAATATTTGACTCTGGAGTCGGTGGACTAACCGTAGCCAGGGCAATCATCGACCAGCTACCGCATGAATCCGTCATCTACGTGGGTGACACCATTAACTCTCCATACGGGCCAAAACCCATCTCCGAAGTCCGGCGTTTGGCGCTTGGGGTCATGGATGAATTGGTCGCCAAGGGTGTGAAGCTTTTGGTAATCGCTTGCAATTCGGCATCAGCGGCCGTGCTGCGTGATGCCAGGGAGCGCTACACCGAAGCCCTTGGGGTGCCTGTTGTTGAAGTGATTCAGCCAGCCGTGCGTAGGGCAGTTGCCTCAAGCAAGAATCAAAGGGTTGGCGTGATTGGCACAAGTGCCACGGTGACTTCTGGCGCCTATGAAGATGCCTTTGCAGCGGCCGTTGATTTTCAGATAACCTCGGCTGCCTGCCCATCATTCGTTGATTTTGTGGAACGCGGCATCACGTCAGGACCTGAACTTCTAGCGGCCGCAAAAGATTACCTGGCGCCACTCAAAGTTGCTGGTGTGGACACCCTGGTGCTGGGCTGCACGCACTACCCACTTTTGAGCGCCGCGTTGCAATACGTCATGGGGGAGTCGGTGAATCTGGTCTCCTCGGATGAAGAGACCGCCTCCGATGTTTTTAGGGTCCTAACTGAACACGATATAGCGGCGGACACTTCTAGCGATCCCTCGTACGAGTTTTTTGCAACTGGCGACGCTAAAGAGTTTGAGACTCTGGCAAAAAGATTCTTAGGGCCAGAGGTTTCCGGCGTTAAGCAAATGAAACGAGAGAGCAAAAATGACTAG
- the argS gene encoding arginine--tRNA ligase, whose product MTPEQLSASILAALRTLMLKGQLQLVELPELVNVERPKNREHGDWATNVAMQLSGKFGVKPREFAERLQAELIHAEGVERVDIAGPGFINVFVSDAAAGALAKVIVEAGNAYGRGSELSGVKLNLEFVSANPTGPIHLGGTRWAAVGDSLARVLAFAGAQVTREYYFNDHGAQVDRFARSLLASARGLEAPEDGYSGDYIGEIAQRVLAETAEDILALDDGLAQEKFRLAGVDLMFGQIRESLHHFGVDFDVFFHENSLYESKAVEKSLTKLTELGHTFEAEGATWLRSTTFGDDRDRVVIKSDGDAAYIAGDIAYYQDKRSRGFDRCIYMLGADHHGYVPRMMALCAAFGDTPGVNMEILIGQLVSLVRDGEPVRMSKRAGNVVTMEDLVDAVGVDAARYALARSSINSTLDIDIEQLSKKTNDNPVFYVQYAHARTKQVSKNAAALGVDLSEFDPGLLSHPSEAELISKLSEFPRLAAQAAEFREPHRVARFIEEVAGSYHRFYDNCRVTPMGENPVESVHRTRLWLNNAATVVLANGLELLGVSAPERM is encoded by the coding sequence ATGACTCCAGAACAGCTATCCGCTTCGATTCTGGCTGCGCTTAGAACCTTGATGTTAAAGGGCCAGTTGCAATTAGTTGAGCTTCCCGAGTTAGTCAATGTCGAGCGCCCAAAAAACCGAGAGCACGGTGACTGGGCTACCAATGTTGCGATGCAGCTTTCGGGAAAGTTCGGGGTAAAACCTCGCGAATTCGCGGAGCGACTGCAGGCCGAGCTGATACACGCCGAGGGCGTCGAGAGAGTGGACATCGCGGGTCCCGGTTTTATAAATGTTTTTGTATCAGACGCTGCGGCCGGGGCATTGGCCAAGGTAATTGTCGAAGCTGGCAATGCATATGGCAGAGGAAGCGAGCTATCGGGGGTGAAGCTGAACCTTGAGTTTGTCTCAGCAAACCCAACCGGCCCGATCCACCTAGGCGGAACCCGCTGGGCGGCGGTTGGTGACTCACTCGCAAGGGTTCTGGCTTTTGCGGGTGCGCAGGTGACTCGGGAATATTATTTCAATGACCACGGTGCTCAGGTGGATCGATTTGCCAGATCACTTTTGGCAAGCGCTCGAGGTCTTGAGGCTCCGGAAGATGGCTATTCGGGTGACTACATCGGCGAGATTGCGCAGCGTGTTTTGGCTGAGACGGCCGAGGATATTTTGGCGCTAGATGACGGCTTGGCCCAGGAGAAATTTAGGCTTGCCGGGGTCGATTTAATGTTTGGGCAAATCAGGGAGTCGCTGCACCATTTTGGTGTCGATTTCGATGTCTTTTTTCACGAAAACTCCCTGTATGAATCGAAGGCGGTTGAGAAGTCTTTGACCAAGCTCACCGAGCTTGGTCACACTTTCGAGGCTGAAGGGGCTACCTGGCTCAGGAGCACAACGTTCGGCGATGATAGAGATCGCGTGGTTATTAAATCAGATGGCGATGCGGCTTACATAGCCGGAGACATCGCTTATTACCAAGATAAGCGCTCTCGTGGCTTCGATCGCTGCATTTACATGCTGGGAGCGGACCACCACGGCTATGTCCCCAGAATGATGGCGCTGTGCGCAGCTTTTGGTGACACTCCGGGAGTCAACATGGAAATTCTTATTGGTCAGTTGGTCTCTTTGGTGAGAGACGGGGAGCCAGTTCGAATGTCTAAACGCGCTGGAAACGTTGTGACCATGGAGGATCTGGTGGATGCGGTTGGAGTGGATGCCGCAAGGTATGCGCTGGCAAGATCTTCGATCAACTCGACTTTGGACATTGACATCGAGCAGCTTTCGAAAAAAACCAATGACAACCCGGTTTTTTATGTGCAGTATGCCCATGCTAGGACCAAGCAGGTCTCAAAAAATGCAGCTGCTCTTGGTGTTGACCTAAGTGAATTCGACCCTGGTCTGCTCTCGCATCCATCCGAGGCCGAACTGATTTCCAAACTAAGCGAGTTTCCAAGACTTGCGGCTCAGGCTGCCGAGTTCCGCGAACCGCATCGAGTGGCAAGGTTTATTGAAGAGGTGGCAGGAAGTTATCACCGCTTCTACGACAACTGTCGAGTCACGCCAATGGGCGAAAACCCGGTCGAGTCGGTCCACCGCACCAGATTGTGGCTAAATAATGCCGCCACTGTGGTGTTGGCCAATGGCCTTGAGCTTTTGGGCGTTAGCGCCCCCGAGAGGATGTAA
- a CDS encoding DUF3039 domain-containing protein, with the protein MSDSKSSGSTLEKEQVSTDSGDHEKYSHYVKKNKIVESAVMGNAVVALCGKVWVPAGDPVKYPVCPDCKAIYEGLKPGKEDKD; encoded by the coding sequence ATGTCAGATTCAAAATCATCGGGCTCCACATTAGAAAAAGAGCAAGTTTCAACTGACTCGGGCGATCACGAGAAGTACTCCCACTATGTGAAGAAGAACAAGATCGTCGAATCGGCGGTCATGGGCAATGCCGTAGTCGCATTATGCGGCAAGGTCTGGGTGCCTGCGGGCGATCCAGTGAAATACCCGGTTTGCCCAGACTGCAAGGCGATCTACGAGGGTCTCAAGCCTGGAAAAGAAGACAAAGACTAA
- the glpK gene encoding glycerol kinase GlpK encodes MSKYIVSIDQGTTSSRAIVFDQKATVVSSGQLEHEQIFPRAGWVEHNPIEIWNNVRDVVALALSRAKLSYEDIAGVGITNQRETTLVWNRHTGIPVTNAIVWQDTRTQKIAQELAGDKGADRYKAIVGLPLATYFSGPKISWILNNIKGARESADKGDLFFGTMDTWLLWNMTGGIDGGIHVTDVTNASRTMLMDLDTLTWREDIAADMGIPLTMLPEIRSSSEIYGSGKASGIFPGVPISGILGDQQAATFGQACFQVGMAKNTYGTGNFVLLSTGEKRIDSTHGLLTTVCYQIGTAAPIYALEGSIAVTGSLVQWLRDNLGLFSNATDIEKLAREVDDNGGAYFVPAFSGLFAPYWRPDARGALVGLTRYVNKYHIARAALEATAYQTREVIEAMNADAGVELTELRVDGGMVANELLMQFQADQLGVPVIRPSVIETTALGAAYAAGIAVGFWAGPEDVTENWSEGKRWEPQMPVPERDKLYRNWKKAVTKTMGWVDQDVET; translated from the coding sequence ATGTCAAAATACATTGTTTCAATCGATCAGGGAACCACCAGTTCCCGCGCAATTGTTTTTGACCAAAAAGCAACCGTGGTATCCAGCGGACAGCTCGAACACGAGCAAATCTTTCCTCGCGCTGGATGGGTTGAGCATAATCCGATTGAAATCTGGAATAACGTGCGGGACGTGGTTGCACTAGCACTGAGTCGTGCAAAGCTAAGTTACGAAGACATAGCCGGGGTCGGCATCACCAACCAGCGTGAAACAACGCTCGTGTGGAATCGTCACACCGGGATCCCCGTTACCAACGCGATAGTTTGGCAAGACACCCGAACTCAGAAAATTGCACAGGAGCTTGCAGGCGATAAGGGAGCAGATCGCTATAAAGCCATTGTTGGCCTCCCGCTTGCAACCTATTTCTCAGGTCCAAAGATTTCCTGGATTCTGAACAACATCAAAGGTGCCCGCGAATCCGCGGATAAAGGTGACTTGTTTTTTGGCACCATGGACACCTGGCTTTTGTGGAACATGACCGGAGGCATCGACGGTGGAATACACGTCACCGATGTAACCAATGCATCTCGCACGATGCTAATGGACCTTGACACCCTCACCTGGAGAGAAGATATTGCAGCCGACATGGGGATTCCCCTAACGATGCTTCCAGAAATTCGCTCCTCGTCTGAAATTTACGGCTCCGGGAAGGCCAGTGGGATTTTTCCCGGGGTTCCCATCTCGGGGATTCTGGGTGACCAGCAGGCGGCGACTTTTGGCCAAGCCTGCTTCCAAGTCGGCATGGCTAAGAACACCTATGGCACCGGAAACTTTGTGTTGCTAAGTACCGGCGAGAAGCGCATCGACAGCACCCACGGCCTGCTAACCACAGTCTGCTACCAGATAGGCACTGCAGCCCCGATCTATGCCCTAGAGGGATCAATCGCTGTCACGGGCTCACTCGTGCAATGGCTGCGCGACAATCTTGGGCTGTTCTCCAACGCAACCGATATCGAGAAGCTAGCCAGGGAAGTCGACGATAACGGCGGTGCTTATTTTGTGCCGGCATTTTCGGGACTCTTCGCTCCCTATTGGCGACCCGACGCCCGCGGAGCTCTTGTTGGACTCACTAGGTATGTGAATAAATATCACATTGCCCGCGCTGCGCTTGAGGCCACCGCCTACCAAACCCGGGAGGTGATTGAGGCCATGAACGCTGATGCCGGAGTTGAACTAACTGAATTAAGAGTCGATGGCGGCATGGTTGCTAACGAGCTGCTGATGCAGTTTCAAGCTGACCAACTCGGGGTTCCAGTCATCCGACCGAGCGTGATTGAAACAACTGCCCTTGGTGCCGCTTATGCTGCTGGCATTGCCGTGGGGTTTTGGGCGGGACCCGAAGACGTTACCGAAAACTGGTCGGAGGGCAAACGCTGGGAGCCTCAGATGCCGGTGCCAGAAAGAGACAAGCTTTACCGCAATTGGAAAAAGGCGGTAACCAAAACCATGGGTTGGGTTGATCAGGACGTGGAGACCTGA
- the rdgB gene encoding RdgB/HAM1 family non-canonical purine NTP pyrophosphatase: MELVFATGNKNKAKEAQEILLGKVPGLTVLSYSGPEPVEDGVSFLENALIKARAAHAATGKPAFADDSGIAVGILGGSPGIFSAIWSGTREDKTNCNLLLAQLKDIHPEHRAAAFICTIALVSRGSEMSFTGVWSGSVAPEAIGENGHGYDPVFIPEGFQLTSAQLEPEVKNTLSHRFLALTQMADYLAR; encoded by the coding sequence ATGGAGCTGGTGTTCGCAACGGGAAACAAGAACAAAGCCAAAGAGGCGCAGGAGATTCTGCTGGGCAAAGTTCCCGGGCTGACGGTTCTTTCTTACTCCGGCCCGGAGCCGGTGGAGGACGGGGTTTCTTTTTTAGAAAACGCATTGATTAAAGCCCGAGCCGCTCACGCAGCAACTGGTAAGCCGGCTTTTGCCGACGACTCTGGAATTGCGGTTGGAATCTTGGGAGGATCTCCCGGTATATTTTCGGCAATTTGGTCCGGCACTCGGGAGGATAAAACCAATTGCAATTTACTTTTGGCGCAGCTAAAAGATATTCACCCAGAACACCGGGCCGCTGCATTCATCTGCACTATCGCCCTGGTATCAAGAGGTTCTGAAATGAGTTTTACCGGTGTCTGGTCTGGTTCGGTGGCGCCTGAGGCAATTGGCGAAAATGGCCACGGCTATGACCCGGTTTTTATCCCGGAGGGTTTTCAGTTGACCTCAGCTCAGCTCGAGCCAGAGGTGAAGAACACTTTGTCTCACAGGTTTTTGGCGTTGACTCAAATGGCTGATTATTTAGCCCGGTAA
- a CDS encoding S1C family serine protease, with protein sequence MSQWNRSGESQFNFNTPYISPLLAQSKKPKRSFRPLAIASLALASAMVGGIVASTAFTLSYLSVAQPAPVVVNDTQAVNWVTGAAAAASPSVVTLSVISSSGSGSGSGVILTEDGYILTNAHVVTLGGQTETAIITARMSNGEVLTAQLVGFDSVYDMAIVKVMATGLKPIVFADSQMLNVGQAVIAIGAPLGLTATVTQGIVSALNRTIQVASSAVAEDPGLQFWNGTGSAPISLQVIQTDAAINPGNSGGALVNEAGELIGINVAIATAGNGASGSIGVGFSIPSNTASRIAQEIIATGSATHGLLGALVRDATEANSSFSTGAFVEEVTVGGAAEAAGIRRGDIVTKFNGQSVTSSSDLTAMVRAQAAGAAVDVEVLRSSNPRSFQVTLGDASALN encoded by the coding sequence ATGTCGCAGTGGAACAGATCTGGCGAGTCCCAATTCAACTTCAATACACCTTATATTTCGCCGCTCTTGGCTCAGTCAAAAAAGCCCAAGCGTTCGTTCAGGCCGCTTGCGATTGCAAGCCTCGCGTTGGCATCGGCAATGGTTGGTGGCATAGTCGCCTCAACCGCCTTCACGCTCTCCTACCTCTCCGTTGCGCAACCAGCTCCCGTTGTTGTGAATGACACTCAAGCCGTTAACTGGGTCACTGGCGCCGCCGCCGCCGCGTCTCCTTCGGTTGTGACGCTCTCTGTCATCTCTAGTTCGGGTTCCGGTTCGGGCTCGGGGGTAATTCTGACCGAAGACGGCTACATACTCACCAATGCGCACGTGGTTACCCTGGGCGGTCAGACTGAGACCGCAATTATTACGGCAAGAATGTCCAACGGTGAGGTACTCACCGCCCAACTGGTAGGTTTCGACTCCGTTTATGACATGGCGATTGTGAAGGTAATGGCCACGGGCCTGAAGCCAATAGTGTTTGCCGATTCGCAGATGCTGAATGTGGGCCAGGCCGTGATTGCTATTGGTGCTCCGCTTGGGCTAACAGCGACGGTTACCCAGGGCATCGTCTCAGCACTTAACCGCACGATTCAGGTGGCAAGCTCGGCGGTTGCAGAAGACCCCGGACTTCAGTTCTGGAACGGCACTGGATCCGCTCCAATTTCGCTACAAGTCATCCAAACCGACGCGGCCATCAATCCTGGAAACTCGGGCGGGGCATTGGTTAATGAAGCCGGGGAGCTGATCGGAATCAACGTGGCAATTGCGACAGCTGGCAATGGTGCATCTGGTTCGATAGGCGTAGGTTTTTCAATACCATCTAATACCGCGAGTCGAATTGCGCAGGAAATTATCGCCACTGGATCTGCCACTCACGGGCTCCTCGGGGCATTGGTCAGAGATGCAACCGAAGCAAATTCCTCATTCTCAACCGGTGCATTTGTTGAAGAAGTCACCGTGGGCGGGGCAGCTGAGGCGGCGGGAATCAGAAGGGGTGATATTGTGACGAAATTTAACGGCCAAAGTGTTACTTCTTCGAGTGACCTAACTGCCATGGTGCGCGCTCAGGCCGCGGGTGCGGCTGTGGATGTTGAAGTTCTTCGCTCATCAAACCCCCGAAGCTTTCAAGTGACCCTGGGCGATGCTTCGGCTCTAAACTAG
- a CDS encoding nicotinate phosphoribosyltransferase, translating to MSTALLTDRYELTMVQAALHSGKANRQCVFEVFARQLPAGRRFGVVAGTGRLLDALKNFKFDSAEIEFLRTNQVVDDATLEWLANFEFKGSISGYQEGELYFAYSPILTVEASFAEAVVLETLFLSILNYDSAVASAAARMKYAAGNRAISEMGGRRAHEQAAVAAARAAYIIGFDATSNLEAGRSFGIPTMGTSAHSFTLLHDSEAEAFEAQLGSMGNQTALLVDTFDIDAAVRKAVELSNKELRAVRIDSGDLGSSAESVRKLLDELGANNTQITVTSDLDEYTIAALAAAPVDAYGVGTSLVTGSGFPTAGFVYKLVAHKDNNIWIQVAKTSKSKSNLGGKKFAHRDLENGLARSEVVSRKENHSGRPLQVPLVIKGAIQQQYIGAPGVSLARIHHAKAIAELPPTGFRLSKGEPVIPTVFI from the coding sequence GTGTCTACCGCTCTTCTAACCGATCGCTATGAACTCACCATGGTGCAAGCAGCGTTGCACTCCGGCAAGGCCAATCGGCAATGCGTCTTTGAGGTGTTTGCCAGGCAGTTGCCCGCGGGCAGAAGGTTTGGGGTAGTTGCTGGCACGGGGAGGCTGCTGGATGCTCTAAAAAACTTCAAGTTTGATTCGGCGGAAATCGAGTTTCTGAGAACCAATCAGGTGGTTGACGATGCGACTCTAGAGTGGCTGGCTAATTTTGAATTCAAGGGCAGTATCTCCGGTTACCAAGAAGGGGAGCTCTATTTTGCCTACTCTCCGATTTTGACGGTGGAAGCAAGTTTCGCTGAAGCAGTGGTGCTGGAAACCCTATTCTTATCGATCCTGAATTACGATTCAGCCGTGGCATCGGCCGCAGCTCGGATGAAGTACGCCGCTGGGAATCGCGCTATCTCCGAGATGGGTGGCAGGCGAGCCCACGAACAAGCCGCAGTGGCTGCCGCCAGGGCCGCGTACATAATTGGATTCGATGCCACCAGCAATCTTGAGGCTGGAAGAAGTTTTGGAATTCCTACAATGGGCACCAGTGCTCACTCCTTTACCCTCTTGCACGACAGCGAGGCGGAAGCCTTTGAAGCGCAATTGGGCTCAATGGGCAATCAAACCGCCTTACTCGTAGACACCTTCGACATCGATGCTGCCGTTCGCAAAGCAGTTGAACTCTCGAATAAAGAACTCAGAGCAGTGCGCATTGACTCCGGAGATTTAGGCTCTAGCGCAGAGTCGGTTCGCAAACTATTGGATGAGCTCGGGGCCAATAATACGCAAATTACCGTGACGAGTGATTTAGATGAATACACCATTGCGGCACTGGCAGCTGCGCCCGTGGATGCCTACGGTGTAGGCACCAGCTTGGTCACCGGATCCGGATTTCCGACTGCTGGATTCGTTTATAAGCTGGTGGCCCACAAGGACAATAATATTTGGATTCAGGTAGCCAAAACCTCTAAGTCAAAGTCAAATTTAGGTGGTAAGAAATTTGCCCACCGCGATTTGGAAAATGGGTTAGCCAGAAGCGAAGTTGTTTCGAGGAAAGAAAACCACTCGGGAAGACCTCTCCAGGTTCCACTGGTAATCAAAGGCGCAATTCAACAGCAATATATTGGGGCTCCAGGAGTCTCGCTGGCAAGGATTCACCACGCCAAAGCCATTGCGGAGCTTCCACCGACCGGATTCAGACTCTCCAAGGGCGAACCCGTTATCCCGACCGTCTTTATTTAG
- the rph gene encoding ribonuclease PH, protein MTRSDGRLPEQLRPITLERGYTMHAEGSVLVSFGNTKVLCTASFTPGVPRFKKGSGEGWVTAEYSMLPRATNTRNDREAVKGKIGGRTHEISRLIGRSLRAIIDVKQLGENTIVLDCDVIQADGGTRTAAITGAFVALADAVAWAKTQGFIAKSAKPLIDSVSAVSVGIIEGVPMTDLAYVEDVRAETDMNVVMTGRGLFVEVQGTAEAAPFDRDELNALLDLAKTSTAELAKAQVLSLGGSLELR, encoded by the coding sequence ATGACTAGATCAGACGGCAGGCTGCCCGAGCAACTCAGGCCAATCACACTTGAGCGCGGCTACACCATGCACGCGGAGGGTTCCGTATTGGTTAGCTTCGGAAACACCAAGGTGCTCTGCACTGCATCTTTTACCCCCGGGGTTCCAAGGTTCAAAAAAGGTAGCGGCGAGGGCTGGGTAACCGCAGAGTATTCAATGCTTCCAAGAGCCACCAACACCAGAAACGACCGCGAAGCGGTCAAGGGGAAAATTGGTGGTCGAACCCACGAGATCTCGCGACTTATCGGCCGCTCACTTCGGGCGATTATCGACGTGAAACAGCTCGGTGAAAACACCATCGTGCTGGACTGCGATGTGATTCAGGCCGATGGTGGCACCAGAACCGCTGCCATAACCGGTGCGTTTGTTGCGCTGGCAGATGCCGTGGCGTGGGCGAAAACCCAAGGTTTTATTGCCAAATCAGCCAAGCCACTCATCGACAGCGTTTCCGCGGTGTCGGTTGGAATCATTGAGGGGGTGCCAATGACCGATTTGGCTTATGTCGAAGATGTCCGTGCCGAAACCGATATGAATGTCGTGATGACCGGTCGTGGTTTATTCGTTGAGGTGCAGGGCACCGCTGAGGCCGCACCCTTTGATAGAGACGAGCTAAACGCCCTGCTGGATCTGGCTAAAACCTCGACCGCCGAGCTAGCCAAGGCTCAGGTTTTGTCTCTTGGTGGCTCTTTGGAGCTTCGCTAA